The following coding sequences are from one Mus pahari chromosome X, PAHARI_EIJ_v1.1, whole genome shotgun sequence window:
- the LOC110314378 gene encoding melanoma-associated antigen B3-like — MPRGQKEKLHAGGKCHQAQGETQDLQGAQAPATEEKSHPPPSSPHLGITTHTKSTSKLQSTSKAPQKALKGAKGKIKRKQSSPKASPSTVKRPKKSLIGAVRLVVSYMMQMCRMKRPILKADLLKVITKTHREHFNEIFTRASFNLEVVLGVDIKEVDSMKNSYTLVSKMNLPNNGVVTKGRGFPKTGLLMNILGVIFLKGNRATEDKIWEFLNKMKIYDGKKHFIFGEPRKLITQDLVKLKYLEYQPVPNRDPASYEFLWGPRSHAETSKMKILEFLAKINHTVPSVFQARYDEALKDEERAGAAAAAVVSETPDTN; from the coding sequence ATGCCTCGGGGTCAAAAGGAAAAGCTCCATGCTGGAGGAAAATGCCACCAGGCTCAAGGTGAGACCCAGGATCTCCAGGGTGCTCAGGCCCCTGCAACAGAGGAGAAAAGCCATccccctccatcttctcctcaTTTGGGGATTACTACCCATACAAAATCTACTTCTAAATTACAAAGCACCTCCAAGGCGCCCCAGAAAGCCCTTAAAGGAGCTAAGGGCaaaattaagagaaaacaaagttcTCCCAAGGCCTCACCCTCTACTGTGAAGCGCCCTAAAAAGTCTCTCATTGGTGCAGTCCGCCTGGTGGTGAGCTACATGATGCAAATGTGTAGAATGAAAAGGCCCATTCTGAAAGCAGATTTGTTGAAGGTGATCACCAAAACCCATAGAGAACACTTTAATGAGATTTTCACAAGAGCTTCGTTCAACTTAGAGGTGGTTCTTGGTGTAGACATAAAGGAAGTAGACTCTATGAAGAATTCCTACACCCTTGTTAGCAAAATGAATCTCCCTAACAATGGTGTTGTGACTAAAGGAAGGGGATTTCCCAAGACTGGCCTGCTCATGAATATCCTAGGGGTGATCTTCCTGAAAGGAAACCGTGCCACTGAGGACAAGATCTGGGAATTCCTGAATAAGATGAAAATATACGATGGAAAGAAGCATTTCATTTTTGGGGAACCCAGGAAGCTTATCACTCAAGATTTAGTGAAGCTTAAATACCTGGAGTATCAGCCAGTGCCTAACAGAGATCCAGCAAGCTATGAATTTCTGTGGGGTCCCAGGTCTCATGCTGAGACAAGCAAGATGAAAATCCTGGAATTTTTGGCTAAGATCAACCACACAGTTCCGAGTGTCTTCCAGGCTCGGTACGATGAGGCtttgaaagatgaagaaagagctggagctgcagctgcagctgtaGTCAGTGAAACCCCCGATACCAATTAA